Proteins found in one Tsukamurella paurometabola DSM 20162 genomic segment:
- the mycP gene encoding type VII secretion-associated serine protease mycosin — protein sequence MRRALIGAAIAALVIAVGAPSTAAAPAVDPPPPDGAPRGPIAPLAPTVQKTQCHTLTTMPGTDYTRADHALRTLRYDQAWRFTRGEGQRVAVIDTGVTPHPRLGEVIPGGDYVSSGDGRDDCDAHGTAVAGIIAARPSAGDSFAGVAPGASIIAIRQASQAFEPRDKGVNSHGNMTTMAYAVTRAVDLGATVINISEVACGAFGANLGDDALARAVKFAYDRNVVVVAAAGNVGTDGACSAQNEVPGKPVTVASPARFADVVLTVAATEPDGRAASFSLAGPWVALAAPGTDVTTLEPRGGGLVNGQTTRQGTSALAGTSFAAPYVAGVAALVRARYPQLTAAQVRSRILTTARAAAAIPAGALGAGIVDPVAALSADLPDGATRTGMIDLPPAPPRDDRPRTTALAGAGLLAVAAAAFCLSRRTRRS from the coding sequence ATGCGACGGGCACTGATCGGCGCGGCGATCGCGGCACTGGTCATCGCGGTCGGTGCACCGTCCACCGCCGCGGCGCCCGCCGTCGATCCGCCGCCGCCCGACGGAGCGCCCCGCGGGCCGATCGCACCGCTCGCCCCCACGGTGCAGAAGACGCAGTGCCACACGCTCACCACGATGCCGGGCACCGACTACACCCGGGCCGATCATGCGCTGCGCACCCTGCGCTACGACCAGGCGTGGCGGTTCACCCGGGGCGAGGGGCAGCGGGTGGCGGTGATCGACACCGGCGTGACGCCGCATCCGCGGCTCGGCGAGGTGATCCCGGGCGGCGACTACGTCTCGTCGGGCGATGGGCGCGATGATTGCGACGCCCACGGCACCGCGGTGGCGGGGATCATCGCCGCCCGCCCCTCGGCCGGGGATTCCTTCGCCGGGGTGGCACCGGGCGCGTCGATCATCGCCATCCGGCAGGCCAGCCAGGCGTTCGAGCCGAGGGATAAGGGCGTCAACAGCCACGGGAACATGACCACCATGGCCTACGCGGTGACCCGGGCGGTCGACTTGGGCGCCACCGTCATCAACATCTCGGAGGTCGCGTGCGGGGCCTTCGGCGCCAACCTCGGCGACGACGCTCTCGCGCGAGCAGTGAAGTTCGCCTACGACCGCAACGTGGTCGTGGTCGCGGCCGCCGGCAACGTGGGCACCGACGGCGCCTGCTCCGCGCAGAACGAGGTTCCGGGCAAGCCGGTCACCGTGGCCTCCCCCGCCCGATTCGCCGACGTCGTGCTCACCGTGGCCGCGACGGAGCCGGACGGTCGCGCCGCGTCGTTCTCGCTCGCCGGCCCCTGGGTGGCACTCGCCGCACCCGGCACCGATGTCACCACCCTGGAGCCGCGCGGCGGGGGCCTGGTGAACGGGCAGACCACGCGCCAGGGCACCAGCGCGCTCGCCGGAACCAGCTTCGCCGCACCCTACGTGGCCGGCGTCGCCGCCCTCGTGCGTGCGCGCTACCCCCAACTCACCGCCGCACAGGTGCGATCGCGGATCCTCACGACCGCCCGCGCCGCCGCCGCGATACCCGCAGGGGCGTTGGGAGCCGGCATCGTCGACCCGGTCGCCGCGCTCTCCGCCGACCTCCCCGACGGGGCCACCAGGACCGGCATGATCGACCTCCCCCCGGCACCGCCGAGAGACGACCGGCCACGCACCACCGCACTCGCGGGGGCCGGCCTGCTCGCCGTCGCGGCCGCCGCCTTCTGCCTATCCCGGCGTACCCGGCGGAGCTGA
- the eccD gene encoding type VII secretion integral membrane protein EccD — translation MTDLVEGTETEVARLSRVSVLCGGAQVDVSLPLQTPTEVLIPELVRLFGDRISGTAESAWARPWRLAPVGGDPLPGPQTPSDAGITEGDLLVLFVAEAPPPPAVFDDVFDTAATDLDTGLRWNEKAAMIVGLMVLAGATLATAAVALRLGLAPRGESGARPAVGAIFAQLWTAGGALLLLVGAGTAVRRMRESGPVPTALAACATVLSAAAGALAVPLGMDGRYGPPHALLAVVAAAVTAVVALRITGRGAVVHIAVMTAAAIAAPALFAALWLPGRRAALAATVAVIAYVVITFAARIGASVAKMPLPRVPAAGERIDPIDDEPPATVAGVGAVAVGLSEEAAAPPRTGYAQEVCSGITVGAAVAGSVAALLVDAAAREVPLHHIAFAAVIAVAYCLRGRTHGDPIQAGAVILGGAAVAIGTATSLAWGYGVWPVLGLLTLAAIAGIAVACGVAAPRITFSPIQRRCAELGEYLTIAAAGPLLGWVWDVYATVRNL, via the coding sequence ATGACCGATCTGGTGGAGGGCACGGAAACCGAGGTCGCACGGCTGAGTCGAGTGTCGGTGCTGTGCGGGGGCGCGCAGGTCGACGTCTCACTGCCGCTACAGACGCCGACCGAGGTGCTGATCCCGGAGCTGGTGCGACTGTTCGGCGACCGGATCTCGGGGACGGCGGAATCGGCGTGGGCGCGGCCGTGGCGGCTGGCACCGGTCGGCGGAGATCCCCTGCCGGGTCCGCAGACGCCCTCGGACGCCGGGATCACCGAGGGCGATCTGCTGGTGTTGTTCGTCGCCGAGGCACCGCCGCCGCCCGCGGTGTTCGACGATGTCTTCGATACCGCCGCCACCGACCTCGACACGGGTCTGCGGTGGAATGAGAAGGCCGCGATGATCGTCGGCCTGATGGTGCTGGCCGGTGCCACCCTCGCCACGGCGGCGGTGGCGCTGCGCCTGGGCCTCGCACCGCGCGGCGAATCCGGCGCCCGGCCCGCGGTGGGTGCGATCTTCGCCCAGCTGTGGACCGCCGGCGGTGCGTTACTCCTGCTGGTCGGTGCGGGTACCGCGGTGCGACGGATGCGCGAGAGCGGTCCGGTGCCCACGGCACTGGCCGCCTGCGCGACGGTCCTCTCCGCTGCCGCCGGGGCGCTGGCGGTGCCGCTCGGGATGGACGGTCGGTACGGGCCGCCACACGCCCTGCTCGCGGTGGTCGCCGCCGCGGTGACGGCGGTGGTGGCGCTGCGGATCACCGGACGCGGCGCGGTGGTGCACATCGCCGTGATGACCGCGGCCGCGATCGCGGCGCCCGCCTTGTTCGCCGCACTGTGGCTGCCCGGCCGGCGGGCCGCGCTGGCCGCGACGGTGGCGGTGATCGCGTACGTGGTGATCACCTTCGCGGCCCGGATCGGCGCCTCGGTCGCCAAGATGCCGCTGCCGCGGGTGCCCGCGGCGGGCGAGCGGATCGACCCGATCGATGATGAGCCGCCCGCCACGGTCGCCGGAGTCGGCGCCGTCGCGGTGGGCCTGAGCGAGGAGGCCGCGGCTCCGCCGCGCACCGGATACGCGCAGGAGGTGTGCTCCGGGATCACCGTGGGCGCCGCGGTCGCCGGTTCGGTCGCAGCGCTGCTGGTGGACGCCGCCGCCCGGGAAGTCCCGCTGCACCACATCGCTTTCGCCGCGGTGATCGCCGTGGCCTACTGCTTGCGCGGGCGCACCCACGGCGACCCGATCCAGGCCGGCGCCGTGATCCTCGGCGGCGCGGCCGTCGCGATCGGCACCGCCACCAGTCTCGCGTGGGGCTACGGCGTATGGCCGGTGCTGGGCCTGCTGACGCTCGCCGCGATCGCCGGGATCGCGGTCGCCTGCGGGGTGGCGGCGCCGCGAATCACGTTCAGCCCCATTCAGCGTCGGTGCGCTGAGCTCGGTGAGTACCTCACGATCGCCGCGGCGGGGCCGCTGCTGGGCTGGGTGTGGGACGTGTACGCCACCGTCCGGAACCTCTGA
- a CDS encoding aldo/keto reductase, protein MTLNSGTTIPQLGFGVWQVSDDGAEAAVAEALRVGYRSIDTAKVYENEAGTGRAIAASGLARDEVFLTTKLWNSDQGYDETLRAFDASLGRLGTDYVDLYLIHWPVPEYGRAVDTFKAFTTIREQGRAKAIGVSNFRVEDLQRVIDETGVTPAVNQIELHPGLAQDELRAFHAEHGIATEAWSPLGQGESLADPVIVEIAAAHDATPAQAILRWHLQLGNVVIPKSVTPSRIAENFDVFGFELTADEVAKISALPGRRIGPDPAEFNLR, encoded by the coding sequence ATCACCCTCAATTCCGGTACGACCATCCCCCAGCTCGGTTTCGGCGTGTGGCAGGTGTCCGACGACGGCGCCGAAGCCGCCGTCGCGGAGGCCCTGCGCGTGGGCTACCGCAGCATCGACACCGCGAAGGTGTACGAGAACGAGGCGGGCACCGGCCGCGCCATCGCCGCGTCCGGCCTGGCCCGCGACGAGGTCTTCCTCACCACCAAGCTGTGGAACTCGGACCAGGGGTACGACGAGACGCTCCGCGCCTTCGACGCCTCGCTCGGCCGGCTCGGTACCGACTACGTGGACCTGTACCTGATCCACTGGCCCGTCCCCGAGTACGGCCGCGCCGTGGACACCTTCAAGGCGTTCACCACGATTCGCGAGCAGGGTCGCGCGAAGGCGATCGGCGTGAGCAACTTCCGCGTTGAGGACTTGCAGCGCGTGATCGACGAGACCGGGGTGACCCCGGCGGTGAACCAGATCGAGTTGCATCCCGGCCTGGCGCAGGACGAGTTGCGCGCCTTCCACGCCGAGCACGGCATCGCCACCGAGGCGTGGTCACCGCTGGGTCAGGGCGAGTCGCTGGCCGACCCGGTGATCGTGGAGATCGCCGCAGCGCACGATGCGACCCCGGCCCAGGCGATCCTGCGCTGGCACCTGCAGCTGGGCAACGTGGTGATCCCGAAGTCGGTGACGCCCAGCCGTATCGCGGAGAACTTCGACGTCTTCGGTTTCGAACTCACCGCCGACGAGGTGGCGAAGATCAGCGCTCTGCCGGGCCGCCGCATCGGGCCCGATCCGGCCGAGTTCAACCTCCGCTGA
- a CDS encoding DUF4333 domain-containing protein: MAGRAVAVTLVGVVGALAVTWTLLAPTEVDEDRVESGTLSELDAAPGDHLDCDGGLKAEVGSAQHCTLTSEGEKFTVKLRVTGVDGDNVRWDSVVDRDPQAGRRVTPAQLERHTKHVLAQRGPVDTVQCAGGLPATVGAAQDCTATARGATQLVRTVVTSVDPARVQWSVTVVG, encoded by the coding sequence ATGGCCGGACGTGCAGTGGCGGTGACGCTGGTCGGCGTCGTCGGCGCGCTCGCGGTCACCTGGACCCTGCTCGCCCCCACCGAGGTCGACGAGGATCGGGTCGAATCCGGCACCCTCTCCGAGCTCGATGCCGCGCCGGGCGATCACCTCGACTGCGACGGCGGCCTCAAGGCCGAGGTCGGTTCCGCTCAGCACTGCACCCTCACCAGCGAGGGCGAGAAGTTCACCGTCAAGCTCCGGGTCACCGGCGTGGACGGCGACAACGTGCGCTGGGACTCCGTCGTCGACCGCGATCCGCAGGCCGGTCGCCGGGTCACGCCCGCCCAGCTGGAGCGGCACACCAAACACGTACTGGCGCAGCGCGGTCCCGTCGATACGGTGCAGTGCGCCGGTGGCCTCCCCGCCACCGTCGGCGCCGCTCAGGACTGTACGGCGACCGCCCGCGGCGCGACCCAACTGGTGCGCACCGTGGTCACCTCCGTCGATCCGGCGCGGGTGCAGTGGAGCGTCACCGTCGTCGGCTGA
- a CDS encoding carboxyl transferase domain-containing protein, whose protein sequence is MAITAQDLIDAVLDRGTFTSWDGPLVDVHPDAQYAADLERARAKSRHDEAVVTGEGRIRGRRVALIACDFAFLGGSIGVAAAERIVAAVERATALRLPLLATPTSGGTRMQEGTVAFLQMVKISAAVTLHKQSGLPYLVYLRNPTMGGVFASWGSLGHITIAEPGARIGFLGPRVYQAVRGEPFPEGVQTAENLFAHGLIDGVVPLRFVRLLAHRALRVMSGSADADPLAPDLGTGHELVPAGDDTPAWESVRISREAGRPGVRAFLRHAATDRVPLSGTGEGETDHSLLLSLARVQGFPCIVVGQDNAVQRANRDADGGAPPLLGPAALRAARRGMRLAAELDLPLVLVIDTWGAALSPEAEEGGLAGEVARSLSDLVTLRVPTVSVLLGQGTGGGALAMLPADRVLCAQHAWLAPLPPEGASAVMFRDTEHAPELAEKQRIRSADLLADGVIDRVIPERPDAADEPTEFSRRVGVAVRESLAELALIPDSIRISRRLDRYRFLGTRR, encoded by the coding sequence ATGGCGATCACGGCACAGGACCTCATCGATGCGGTCCTCGACCGCGGCACCTTCACGTCGTGGGACGGGCCCCTGGTCGATGTGCACCCGGACGCGCAGTACGCGGCCGACCTGGAGCGGGCCCGCGCGAAGTCCCGCCACGACGAGGCGGTGGTCACCGGTGAGGGCCGCATCCGGGGCCGGCGCGTGGCGCTCATCGCCTGCGATTTCGCCTTCCTCGGCGGCTCCATCGGAGTGGCCGCCGCCGAGCGGATCGTCGCGGCGGTCGAACGCGCGACGGCGTTGCGGCTGCCGCTGCTGGCGACCCCCACCTCGGGCGGCACCCGGATGCAGGAGGGCACCGTCGCCTTCCTGCAGATGGTGAAGATCTCGGCGGCCGTCACCCTGCACAAGCAGTCCGGCCTGCCCTACCTGGTGTACCTGCGCAATCCCACCATGGGAGGGGTGTTCGCCTCGTGGGGATCGTTGGGGCACATCACGATCGCCGAACCGGGTGCTCGCATCGGCTTCCTCGGCCCACGGGTGTACCAGGCGGTGCGGGGCGAACCCTTCCCGGAAGGCGTGCAGACGGCGGAGAACCTGTTCGCGCACGGCCTGATCGACGGGGTGGTGCCGCTACGGTTCGTGCGGCTGCTGGCGCACCGCGCGCTGCGGGTGATGTCGGGCAGCGCGGACGCCGATCCCTTGGCACCCGATCTGGGCACCGGCCACGAACTGGTGCCGGCAGGAGACGACACCCCCGCGTGGGAATCGGTGCGGATCAGCCGCGAGGCCGGCCGGCCGGGCGTGCGCGCCTTCCTCCGGCACGCCGCCACCGACCGGGTGCCGCTGTCGGGCACCGGCGAGGGCGAGACCGACCACTCGCTGCTGCTGTCGCTGGCGCGGGTGCAGGGCTTCCCGTGCATCGTGGTCGGGCAGGACAACGCGGTGCAGCGCGCCAATCGGGACGCGGACGGTGGCGCCCCTCCCCTGCTCGGTCCGGCGGCGTTGCGCGCGGCCCGGCGCGGGATGCGGCTGGCCGCCGAATTGGACCTACCGCTGGTGCTGGTGATCGACACCTGGGGCGCGGCCCTCTCCCCCGAGGCGGAAGAGGGTGGCCTCGCCGGCGAGGTGGCGCGCAGCCTGTCCGATCTGGTCACCCTGCGCGTCCCGACGGTGTCGGTGCTGCTCGGCCAGGGCACCGGCGGCGGGGCACTGGCGATGCTGCCTGCCGACCGGGTGCTGTGCGCGCAGCACGCGTGGCTCGCGCCGCTGCCGCCGGAGGGCGCCAGCGCGGTGATGTTCCGCGACACCGAGCACGCACCCGAATTGGCGGAGAAGCAGCGGATCCGTTCGGCCGATCTGCTCGCGGACGGCGTCATCGACCGGGTGATTCCGGAGCGCCCCGATGCCGCGGACGAGCCCACCGAGTTCTCCCGCCGGGTGGGTGTCGCGGTCCGCGAATCGCTCGCCGAGCTCGCGCTGATCCCGGACTCGATCCGGATCAGCCGCCGGCTCGACCGGTACCGGTTCCTGGGGACGCGCCGGTGA
- a CDS encoding cupin domain-containing protein — protein sequence MSFDPDEVADRLGLQPHPEGGRFREYWRSGETVTRPDGAVRSVATAIHFLLGDDDESAWHTVRSDELWLWQGGGTLEIGLAGDGATPSESPQTVLLGPAGHGNLTVLVPAGHWQNARPVDGAVLVSCVVAPGFDFADFRLLGDPNQVR from the coding sequence GTGAGCTTCGACCCGGACGAGGTCGCCGACCGGCTCGGCCTGCAACCGCACCCCGAGGGTGGACGGTTTCGGGAGTACTGGCGCTCCGGCGAGACCGTGACCCGGCCCGACGGGGCAGTCCGGTCGGTCGCCACCGCGATCCACTTCTTGCTCGGCGACGACGATGAATCCGCCTGGCACACCGTCCGGTCGGACGAGCTGTGGTTGTGGCAAGGCGGCGGGACGCTGGAAATCGGTCTCGCGGGCGATGGCGCCACGCCTTCGGAATCGCCGCAGACGGTGCTGCTCGGCCCGGCCGGGCACGGGAACCTGACCGTTCTCGTGCCCGCCGGGCACTGGCAGAACGCCCGCCCCGTTGACGGTGCCGTTCTCGTCAGTTGTGTCGTGGCGCCGGGCTTCGACTTCGCGGATTTCCGGTTGCTCGGCGACCCGAACCAGGTCCGCTGA